A window from Neodiprion fabricii isolate iyNeoFabr1 chromosome 2, iyNeoFabr1.1, whole genome shotgun sequence encodes these proteins:
- the LOC124176581 gene encoding tyrosine-protein phosphatase Lar isoform X6 → MTLVFLALLVAINPILTAADDPPEILRRPRSQHVKAGGIASFYCDARGDPQPQIQWRKNTKKLTTSQPRYLVQSYPGGAFLRIEPVRDVRDDATYECVAENGVGDAVSADAKLTVHEPENLPPGFPMITQAPTTKVVEIGHSAVLSCAAVGSPRPIISWVRDMMPIDTNNPRYSVLDSGALQITGSQVEDQGKYECVANNSVGTEYSKSTLLYVKIRRVSPQFSIPPPAVNDVVLGASLNITCVAFGAPMPYVKWRKDPATDLTPEDNLPIGKNVLYLTDIQESSNYTCIAASDLGIIEAGTMVKVQSLPVPPENIQVSDITATSVKLTWSYKGPDELQYYVIQHKPKHANQAYSEISGITTMYYHVRSLSPYTEYELIVIAVNNIGRGPPSAPAIVTTGETTESTYGGAKPGTAPRNVQVRPLSSSTMVIQWDEPETPNGQVTGYKVYYTTDSNQQMASWLSQMVDNNQLTTISDLTPHTIYTIRVQALTSVGPGPLSTPVQVKTQQGVPSQPNMLRATEIGETSVTLQWSKPAHSGENILSYELYWNDTYAKEKHHRRIPIGETYVLTGLYPNTLYYVWLAARSQRGEGATTSPYPVRTKQYVPGAPPRNVTGQAVSPTAILVSWEPPPADRSNGRIAYYKLFAVESGRSDSEASVIKLNATSFVMDELKKWTQYRIWVLAGTSVGDGPPSFPTTVRTHEDAEKMPGDPQDVKATAINSTAIHVVWKPPLAKDRNGLIRGYHIHVQEEREEGKGFLNDPMRREVLEDVSELNITGLQPDTRYSVQVAALTRKGDGDRSPPVHVQTPGGVPNRPQVNLKVMERNPIVLELEWGRPSETYGELLGYRIRYGIKNQTLKEEFLEGTHRDTHKITDLEERGVDYEFRVAGQNHIGFGQETVRNWFSPEDAPSGPPTNLSYHFQTRDTVCVTWEQPSRHHRNGQIIRYDVQFNKKNDHTTTIDRNTTQTRAVFTNLEENTEYVFHVRAYTSKGAGPFSEKITILTEKDVGRAPMSVKAVATSESSVEVWWEPVPNRGKIIGYKIFYTMTAVEDLDKWQQKTVGVTESANLVNLEKYAQYAVAVAARYKTGLGRLSDKVTVKVKPEDVPLNLRAPDVSTHSMTLLWKPPIRLNPANYTISFDAIKEFVDSQGITQIQVVQRKQIVVDPQTTTTTVNELAPFTTYNVNVTAVPSDGQYRPPAKITVTTQMAAPKPMVKPDFYGVVNGEEIQVILPQASEEYGPISHYYLIVVPEDTATANKQPDELTEDTISNLGGKQERENAPYIAAKFLQRNIPYTFHLGSGGLYEGFVNRKLDRNKRYRIFVRAIVDTPRKHLYTSSPFSEYLSLDMREVPPGEPPSRPNPNIPVDGHPEVSVTNSGQEPGMVWVVGPIIAALVGSVFMVLLFVVRKRRQPCKAPDQAAVTRPLMAADISSSHAPSDPVEMRRLNFQTPGMISHPPIPISELGNHIERLKANDNLKFSQEYESIEPGQQFTWDHSNMEVNKPKNRYANVIAYDHSRVILQSLDGMLGSDYINANYCDGYRKQNAYVATQGPLQDTFADFWRMCWELRTSTIVMMTKLEERTRIKCDQYWPTRGADTYGQMTVTISDVQELATYCIRTFQVCRNGYSERREIKQLQFTAWPDHGVPEHPAPFLQFLRRVKSLNVPDSGPLVVHCSAGVGRTGCFIVIDSMLERIKHEKMIDIYGHVTCLRAQRNYMVQTEDQYIFIHDALLEAVICGNTEVPARNLHSHIQKLMQPELDNITGMELEFKKLSNIKADSTRFISANLACNKHKNRLVHILPYECTRVCLQPQRNIEGSDYINASLIDGYRYRGAYIATQGPLNDTTDDFWRMLWEHNSTIVVMLTKLKEMGREKCHQYWPSDRSIRYQCFVVDPIAEYNMPQYILREFKVTDARDGASRTVRQFQFIDWPEQGVPKSGDGFIDFIGQVHKTKEQFGQDGPITVHCSAGVGRTGVFITLSIVLERMQYEGVVDIFQTVRILRTQRPAMVQTEDQYQFCYRASLEYLGSFDHYAN, encoded by the exons GAGCTCTTCAGATCACTGGATCCCAAGTTGAGGATCAGGGGAAGTACGAATGCGTCGCAAACAATTCTGTGGGTACGGAATACTCCAAGTCTACTCTGCTCTACGTCAAAA TTCGTCGTGTATCTCCCCAATTCTCCATACCTCCGCCTGCGGTGAACGACGTTGTTCTCGGCGCGTCTTTGAACATCACTTGTGTGGCTTTTGGCGCCCCGATGCCATACGTCAAATGGCGTAAAGATCCAGCCACGGATTTGACCCCCGAGGACAACCTGCCTATCGGGAAAAACGTACTCTACTTAACCGATATTCAAGAGAGCTCGAACTACACTTGCATTGCTGCCAGCGATCTGGGAATCATTGAAGCTGGAACTATGGTCAAAGTGCAAT CTCTGCCAGTGCCACCGGAAAATATCCAAGTATCTGACATCACGGCAACGTCTGTTAAACTGACTTGGTCCTACAAGGGACCCGACGAGTTACAGTACTACGTAATCCAGCATAAACCCAAGCATGCCAACCAGGCTTATTCTGAGATTTCCGGAATCACAACCATGTACTATCACGTGCGAAGTCTCAGCCCCTACACAGAGTACGAGCTCATCGTCATTGCCGTCAATAACATCGGACGTGGTCCCCCCAGTGCGCCAGCGATTGTTACAACGGGTGAAACAA CGGAATCGACATATGGAGGTGCCA AACCGGGAACCGCACCCCGCAACGTTCAGGTTCGGCCGCTGAGCTCGAGCACGATGGTCATTCAATGGGATGAGCCAGAGACACCCAACGGTCAAGTAACG GGGTACAAAGTCTACTACACGACGGATTCGAACCAGCAAATGGCATCCTGGCTCTCCCAAATGGTAGACAACAACCAGTTGACTACTATTTCTGACCTCACTCCGCACACCATCTATACGATCAGGGTTCAGGCACTGACTAGCGTCGGTCCAGGACCTCTGAGCACTCCGGTTCAGGTGAAAACACAACAAGGCGTGCCCAGTCAGCCAAACATGCTGCGAGCGACTGAAATTGGGGAGACCAGCGTAACGCTCCAATGGAGTAAACCGGCTCATAGCGGAGAAAACATTCTTAGCTATGAGCTTTACTGGAACGATACTTACGCAAAG GAGAAGCACCATCGAAGAATACCGATCGGTGAAACTTATGTACTGACCGGGTTGTACCCGAATACTCTCTACTACGTTTGGCTGGCAGCTAGAAGCCAGAGAGGTGAAGGTGCCACGACTAGCCCTTATCCTGTTCGCACCAAACAGTACG TCCCTGGCGCTCCGCCCCGCAATGTAACCGGACAAGCTGTCAGCCCGACAGCAATTTTGGTCTCTTGGGAACCCCCGCCAGCTGACAGGTCAAACGGAAGAATAGCCTACTACAAACTGTTCGCGGTGGAAAGTGGGAGATCCGACTCTGAGGCCTCCGTTATCAAACTCAACGCAACTAGCTTCGTTATGGACGAACTTAAAAAGTGGACTCAGTATCGGATTTGGGTTTTGGCTGGCACCAGTGTTGGTGACGGACCCCCTAGTTTTCCTACCACTGTCCGCACTCACGAAGATG CTGAAAAAA TGCCCGGAGACCCTCAAGACGTTAAAGCGACTGCGATAAACTCAACAGCCATTCACGTGGTGTGGAAACCACCACTAGCTAAGGACAGGAATGGTCTGATTCGTGGGTATCATATACACGTtcaagaagaaagagaagag GGAAAAGGTTTCTTGAACGATCCCATGCGTCGAGAAGTTCTCGAAGACGTTTCGGAATTAAACATTACCGGGCTACAACCTGACACAAGGTACTCGGTCCAAGTCGCTGCTTTGACTAGAAAAGGAGACGGCGATCGGTCTCCGCCAGTCCATGTTCAGACTCCAGGCGGTGTACCTAACAGGCCGCAAGTGAATTTAAA AGTCATGGAGAGAAACCCTATAGTCCTAGAATTGGAATGGGGCCGTCCAAGCGAGACTTACGGAGAACTTTTGGGGTATAGAATACGATACGGTATCAAGAATCAGACATTGAAGGAGGAATTCCTCGAGGGTACTCATAGAGATACTCATAAAATCACGGATCttg AAGAGCGAGGTGTAGATTACGAGTTCAGAGTCGCTGGGCAAAACCATATTGGTTTTGGTCAGGAAACGGTACGGAACTGGTTCAGTCCAGAGGATGCGCCTTCAGGACCGCCTACGAATTTGTCGTACCACTTTCAAACGCGGGATACCGTCTGTGTCACTTGGGAGCAGCCATCTCGTCACCATAGGAATGGTCAGATAATTCGCTACGATGTACAGTTCAACAAGAAAAACGACCACACAACAACAATAGATAGAAACACGACGCAGACGAGAGCTGTTTTTACAAATCTCGAAGAGAATACGGAGTATGTTTTTCATGTCAGAGCCTACACGTCGAAGGGTGCCGGTCCCTTCTCTGAAAAGATCACAATATTGACTGAAAAAGATGTTGGAAGAGCTCCGATGTCCGTCAAAGCGGTTGCTACTTCAGAATCCAGTGTCGAAGTGTGGTGGGAGCCTGTACCTAATCGGGGGAAAATAATTgggtacaaaattttttacaccatgACAGCCGTCGAGGATCTTGACAAGTGGCAACAGAAGACTGTTGGTGTTACGGAGTCTGCAAACCTAgttaatttagaaaaatatgcTCAATACGCGGTCGCCGTAGCAGCGCGGTACAAAACGGGTCTCGGAAGGCTAAGTGATAAGGTCACGGTGAAGGTAAAGCCAGAAGACGTGCCGTTGAACTTGAGAGCACCTGACGTATCGACCCACTCAATGACGCTGCTATGGAAGCCACCGATAAGACTGAACCCAGCCAACTACACTATATCCTTCGATGCAATCAAGGAATTTGTTGACTCTCAAGGTATAACTCAGATCCAGGTAGTTCAGCGTAAACAAATCGTTGTCGATCCACAAACCACTACAACTACCGTAAACGAACTAGCTCCATTCACAACGTACAATGTAAATGTTACGGCGGTTCCTTCGGATGGGCAGTACAGACCCCCTGCCAAAATCACCGTTACTACTCAGATGGCTGCACCTAAGCCAATGGTGAAGCCTGATTTTTATGGAGTCGTCAACGGCGAAGAAATTCAAGTGATATTACCTCAGGCATCCGAAGAATATGGACCTATTTCGCATTACTACTTGATCGTTGTGCCCGAAGATACAGCAACTGCTAACAAACAACCGGACGAATTGACCGAAGATACGATATCGAACCTCGGTGGTAAACAGGAAAGGGAAAACGCGCCTTACATTGCTGCCAAGTTTTTGCAGAGGAATATCCCTTACACGTTTCACCTCGGCAGTGGAGGCTTATACGAAGGTTTTGTCAATAGGAAATTGGACAGGAACAAGCGATACAGGATTTTTGTACGTGCCATTGTGGACACACCACGAAAG CATCTGTACACGTCGTCCCCATTCTCGGAATACCTGTCTTTGGACATGAGGGAAGTTCCTCCTGGTGAGCCACCAAGTAGGCCGAACCCTAACATTCCAGTCGATGGACATCCAGAAGTGTCCGTTACGAATAGCGGACAAGAACCAGGGATGGTTTGGGTGGTCGGTCCAATCATTGCAGCTCTTGTGGGCAGCGTATTCATGGTACTTCTGTTCGTTGTAAGAAA GCGCAGACAGCCCTGCAAAGCTCCTGATCAGGCGGCCGTCACTCGTCCTCTAATGGCAGCGGACATAAGCTCAAGCCACGCGCCTTCAGATCCCGTCGAAATGCGTCGACTCAATTTCCAGACACCAGGAATGATCTCGCACCCACCGATACCAATTAGCGAGCTAGGAAACCACATCGAGCGCTTGAAAGCCAATGacaatttgaaattcagtcAAGAATACGAGTCGATTGAACCGGGACAGCAGTTTACATGGGACCATTCAAACATGGAAGTAAACAAGCCAAAGAATCGCTACGCCAACGTGATCGCGTATGATCATTCCCGGGTGATTCTTCAGTCCCTGGACGGAATGCTGGGATCAGACTACATAAACGCGAACTACTGCGACGGATACAGAAAGCAAAACGCATACGTCGCGACCCAGGGTCCTCTCCAAGATACGTTTGCTGATTTCTGGAGAATGTGTTGGGAGTTGAGGACAAGCACCATAGTGATGATGACGAAGCTCGAAGAGAGGACCAGAATCAAGTGCGACCAGTATTGGCCAACCAGAGGCGCTGACACGTATGGTCAGATGACGGTAACCATCAGCGACGTGCAGGAACTGGCCACGTATTGCATCAGAACCTTCCAAGTATGCAGGAATGGCTACTCTGAGCGACGCGAGATCAAGCAGCTCCAGTTCACAGCTTGGCCTGACCATGGGGTACCGGAACATCCTGCACCGTTTTTGCAGTTCTTACGCCGCGTCAAATCCCTCAATGTACCTGACAGCGGGCCGCTAGTGGTTCACTGCAGCGCCGGAGTAGGAAGAACAGGCTGTTTCATCGTCATCGACTCCATGCTGGAACGCATCAAGCACGAGAAGATGATAGACATTTACGGTCACGTGACGTGTCTCCGTGCGCAGAGAAACTACATGGTCCAGACCGAAGACCAGTACATTTTCATCCATGACGCACTGCTGGAGGCTGTGATTTGCGGTAACACCGAGGTACCGGCGAGAAACCTGCACTCCCACATTCAGAAGCTGATGCAACCCGAACTGGACAATATAACGGGAATGGAACTTGAGTTCAAAAAGTTATCAAACATAAAGGCTGACTCGACAAGGTTCATATCTGCAAACCTTGCGTGCAACAAGCACAAAAATCGACTAGTTCATATTCTTCCATACGAATGCACTAGAGTCTGTCTTCAGCCGCAGCGAAACATCGAGGGATCCGACTACATAAATGCCAGTCTGATAGACGGATACAGATACCGCGGTGCCTACATAGCCACTCAAGGACCGCTAAACGACACGACTGACGACTTTTGGCGCATGCTGTGGGAGCACAATTCGACGATAGTCGTTATGTTAACAAAGCTCAAGGAAATGGGTAGGGAAAAATGCCACCAGTACTGGCCCTCCGATCGCTCAATAAGGTACCAGTGTTTCGTGGTGGATCCAATCGCCGAATATAACATGCCGCAGTACATACTCAGGGAATTCAAAGTGACTGATGCACGAGACGGAGCGAGCCGTACGGTTAGACAATTCCAGTTCATAGACTGGCCGGAACAAGGGGTGCCCAAGTCGGGAGATGGATTCATAGACTTCATAGGACAAGTGCACAAGACGAAAGAACAATTCGGCCAGGATGGACCCATCACGGTTCACTGCAGCGCCGGTGTTGGGCGCACCGGTGTTTTCATCACCCTGAGCATCGTCCTCGAGCGTATGCAATACGAGGGTGTTGTCGATATCTTCCAAACAGTTAGAATACTCCGTACGCAACGTCCTGCTATGGTTCAAACGGAG GACCAATACCAATTTTGCTATCGAGCAAGCCTTGAATATTTGGGCTCCTTCGATCACTATGCCAACTGA
- the LOC124176581 gene encoding tyrosine-protein phosphatase Lar isoform X8: MTLVFLALLVAINPILTAADGNFSDLSYIHYLTHPPEILRRPRSQHVKAGGIASFYCDARGDPQPQIQWRKNTKKLTTSQPRYLVQSYPGGAFLRIEPVRDVRDDATYECVAENGVGDAVSADAKLTVHEPENLPPGFPMITQAPTTKVVEIGHSAVLSCAAVGSPRPIISWVRDMMPIDTNNPRYSVLDSGALQITGSQVEDQGKYECVANNSVGTEYSKSTLLYVKIRRVSPQFSIPPPAVNDVVLGASLNITCVAFGAPMPYVKWRKDPATDLTPEDNLPIGKNVLYLTDIQESSNYTCIAASDLGIIEAGTMVKVQSLPVPPENIQVSDITATSVKLTWSYKGPDELQYYVIQHKPKHANQAYSEISGITTMYYHVRSLSPYTEYELIVIAVNNIGRGPPSAPAIVTTGETTESTYGGAKPGTAPRNVQVRPLSSSTMVIQWDEPETPNGQVTGYKVYYTTDSNQQMASWLSQMVDNNQLTTISDLTPHTIYTIRVQALTSVGPGPLSTPVQVKTQQGVPSQPNMLRATEIGETSVTLQWSKPAHSGENILSYELYWNDTYAKEKHHRRIPIGETYVLTGLYPNTLYYVWLAARSQRGEGATTSPYPVRTKQYVPGDPQDVKATAINSTAIHVVWKPPLAKDRNGLIRGYHIHVQEEREEGKGFLNDPMRREVLEDVSELNITGLQPDTRYSVQVAALTRKGDGDRSPPVHVQTPGGVPNRPQVNLKVMERNPIVLELEWGRPSETYGELLGYRIRYGIKNQTLKEEFLEGTHRDTHKITDLEERGVDYEFRVAGQNHIGFGQETVRNWFSPEDAPSGPPTNLSYHFQTRDTVCVTWEQPSRHHRNGQIIRYDVQFNKKNDHTTTIDRNTTQTRAVFTNLEENTEYVFHVRAYTSKGAGPFSEKITILTEKDVGRAPMSVKAVATSESSVEVWWEPVPNRGKIIGYKIFYTMTAVEDLDKWQQKTVGVTESANLVNLEKYAQYAVAVAARYKTGLGRLSDKVTVKVKPEDVPLNLRAPDVSTHSMTLLWKPPIRLNPANYTISFDAIKEFVDSQGITQIQVVQRKQIVVDPQTTTTTVNELAPFTTYNVNVTAVPSDGQYRPPAKITVTTQMAAPKPMVKPDFYGVVNGEEIQVILPQASEEYGPISHYYLIVVPEDTATANKQPDELTEDTISNLGGKQERENAPYIAAKFLQRNIPYTFHLGSGGLYEGFVNRKLDRNKRYRIFVRAIVDTPRKHLYTSSPFSEYLSLDMREVPPGEPPSRPNPNIPVDGHPEVSVTNSGQEPGMVWVVGPIIAALVGSVFMVLLFVVRKRRQPCKAPDQAAVTRPLMAADISSSHAPSDPVEMRRLNFQTPGMISHPPIPISELGNHIERLKANDNLKFSQEYESIEPGQQFTWDHSNMEVNKPKNRYANVIAYDHSRVILQSLDGMLGSDYINANYCDGYRKQNAYVATQGPLQDTFADFWRMCWELRTSTIVMMTKLEERTRIKCDQYWPTRGADTYGQMTVTISDVQELATYCIRTFQVCRNGYSERREIKQLQFTAWPDHGVPEHPAPFLQFLRRVKSLNVPDSGPLVVHCSAGVGRTGCFIVIDSMLERIKHEKMIDIYGHVTCLRAQRNYMVQTEDQYIFIHDALLEAVICGNTEVPARNLHSHIQKLMQPELDNITGMELEFKKLSNIKADSTRFISANLACNKHKNRLVHILPYECTRVCLQPQRNIEGSDYINASLIDGYRYRGAYIATQGPLNDTTDDFWRMLWEHNSTIVVMLTKLKEMGREKCHQYWPSDRSIRYQCFVVDPIAEYNMPQYILREFKVTDARDGASRTVRQFQFIDWPEQGVPKSGDGFIDFIGQVHKTKEQFGQDGPITVHCSAGVGRTGVFITLSIVLERMQYEGVVDIFQTVRILRTQRPAMVQTEDQYQFCYRASLEYLGSFDHYAN, translated from the exons GAGCTCTTCAGATCACTGGATCCCAAGTTGAGGATCAGGGGAAGTACGAATGCGTCGCAAACAATTCTGTGGGTACGGAATACTCCAAGTCTACTCTGCTCTACGTCAAAA TTCGTCGTGTATCTCCCCAATTCTCCATACCTCCGCCTGCGGTGAACGACGTTGTTCTCGGCGCGTCTTTGAACATCACTTGTGTGGCTTTTGGCGCCCCGATGCCATACGTCAAATGGCGTAAAGATCCAGCCACGGATTTGACCCCCGAGGACAACCTGCCTATCGGGAAAAACGTACTCTACTTAACCGATATTCAAGAGAGCTCGAACTACACTTGCATTGCTGCCAGCGATCTGGGAATCATTGAAGCTGGAACTATGGTCAAAGTGCAAT CTCTGCCAGTGCCACCGGAAAATATCCAAGTATCTGACATCACGGCAACGTCTGTTAAACTGACTTGGTCCTACAAGGGACCCGACGAGTTACAGTACTACGTAATCCAGCATAAACCCAAGCATGCCAACCAGGCTTATTCTGAGATTTCCGGAATCACAACCATGTACTATCACGTGCGAAGTCTCAGCCCCTACACAGAGTACGAGCTCATCGTCATTGCCGTCAATAACATCGGACGTGGTCCCCCCAGTGCGCCAGCGATTGTTACAACGGGTGAAACAA CGGAATCGACATATGGAGGTGCCA AACCGGGAACCGCACCCCGCAACGTTCAGGTTCGGCCGCTGAGCTCGAGCACGATGGTCATTCAATGGGATGAGCCAGAGACACCCAACGGTCAAGTAACG GGGTACAAAGTCTACTACACGACGGATTCGAACCAGCAAATGGCATCCTGGCTCTCCCAAATGGTAGACAACAACCAGTTGACTACTATTTCTGACCTCACTCCGCACACCATCTATACGATCAGGGTTCAGGCACTGACTAGCGTCGGTCCAGGACCTCTGAGCACTCCGGTTCAGGTGAAAACACAACAAGGCGTGCCCAGTCAGCCAAACATGCTGCGAGCGACTGAAATTGGGGAGACCAGCGTAACGCTCCAATGGAGTAAACCGGCTCATAGCGGAGAAAACATTCTTAGCTATGAGCTTTACTGGAACGATACTTACGCAAAG GAGAAGCACCATCGAAGAATACCGATCGGTGAAACTTATGTACTGACCGGGTTGTACCCGAATACTCTCTACTACGTTTGGCTGGCAGCTAGAAGCCAGAGAGGTGAAGGTGCCACGACTAGCCCTTATCCTGTTCGCACCAAACAGTACG TGCCCGGAGACCCTCAAGACGTTAAAGCGACTGCGATAAACTCAACAGCCATTCACGTGGTGTGGAAACCACCACTAGCTAAGGACAGGAATGGTCTGATTCGTGGGTATCATATACACGTtcaagaagaaagagaagag GGAAAAGGTTTCTTGAACGATCCCATGCGTCGAGAAGTTCTCGAAGACGTTTCGGAATTAAACATTACCGGGCTACAACCTGACACAAGGTACTCGGTCCAAGTCGCTGCTTTGACTAGAAAAGGAGACGGCGATCGGTCTCCGCCAGTCCATGTTCAGACTCCAGGCGGTGTACCTAACAGGCCGCAAGTGAATTTAAA AGTCATGGAGAGAAACCCTATAGTCCTAGAATTGGAATGGGGCCGTCCAAGCGAGACTTACGGAGAACTTTTGGGGTATAGAATACGATACGGTATCAAGAATCAGACATTGAAGGAGGAATTCCTCGAGGGTACTCATAGAGATACTCATAAAATCACGGATCttg AAGAGCGAGGTGTAGATTACGAGTTCAGAGTCGCTGGGCAAAACCATATTGGTTTTGGTCAGGAAACGGTACGGAACTGGTTCAGTCCAGAGGATGCGCCTTCAGGACCGCCTACGAATTTGTCGTACCACTTTCAAACGCGGGATACCGTCTGTGTCACTTGGGAGCAGCCATCTCGTCACCATAGGAATGGTCAGATAATTCGCTACGATGTACAGTTCAACAAGAAAAACGACCACACAACAACAATAGATAGAAACACGACGCAGACGAGAGCTGTTTTTACAAATCTCGAAGAGAATACGGAGTATGTTTTTCATGTCAGAGCCTACACGTCGAAGGGTGCCGGTCCCTTCTCTGAAAAGATCACAATATTGACTGAAAAAGATGTTGGAAGAGCTCCGATGTCCGTCAAAGCGGTTGCTACTTCAGAATCCAGTGTCGAAGTGTGGTGGGAGCCTGTACCTAATCGGGGGAAAATAATTgggtacaaaattttttacaccatgACAGCCGTCGAGGATCTTGACAAGTGGCAACAGAAGACTGTTGGTGTTACGGAGTCTGCAAACCTAgttaatttagaaaaatatgcTCAATACGCGGTCGCCGTAGCAGCGCGGTACAAAACGGGTCTCGGAAGGCTAAGTGATAAGGTCACGGTGAAGGTAAAGCCAGAAGACGTGCCGTTGAACTTGAGAGCACCTGACGTATCGACCCACTCAATGACGCTGCTATGGAAGCCACCGATAAGACTGAACCCAGCCAACTACACTATATCCTTCGATGCAATCAAGGAATTTGTTGACTCTCAAGGTATAACTCAGATCCAGGTAGTTCAGCGTAAACAAATCGTTGTCGATCCACAAACCACTACAACTACCGTAAACGAACTAGCTCCATTCACAACGTACAATGTAAATGTTACGGCGGTTCCTTCGGATGGGCAGTACAGACCCCCTGCCAAAATCACCGTTACTACTCAGATGGCTGCACCTAAGCCAATGGTGAAGCCTGATTTTTATGGAGTCGTCAACGGCGAAGAAATTCAAGTGATATTACCTCAGGCATCCGAAGAATATGGACCTATTTCGCATTACTACTTGATCGTTGTGCCCGAAGATACAGCAACTGCTAACAAACAACCGGACGAATTGACCGAAGATACGATATCGAACCTCGGTGGTAAACAGGAAAGGGAAAACGCGCCTTACATTGCTGCCAAGTTTTTGCAGAGGAATATCCCTTACACGTTTCACCTCGGCAGTGGAGGCTTATACGAAGGTTTTGTCAATAGGAAATTGGACAGGAACAAGCGATACAGGATTTTTGTACGTGCCATTGTGGACACACCACGAAAG CATCTGTACACGTCGTCCCCATTCTCGGAATACCTGTCTTTGGACATGAGGGAAGTTCCTCCTGGTGAGCCACCAAGTAGGCCGAACCCTAACATTCCAGTCGATGGACATCCAGAAGTGTCCGTTACGAATAGCGGACAAGAACCAGGGATGGTTTGGGTGGTCGGTCCAATCATTGCAGCTCTTGTGGGCAGCGTATTCATGGTACTTCTGTTCGTTGTAAGAAA GCGCAGACAGCCCTGCAAAGCTCCTGATCAGGCGGCCGTCACTCGTCCTCTAATGGCAGCGGACATAAGCTCAAGCCACGCGCCTTCAGATCCCGTCGAAATGCGTCGACTCAATTTCCAGACACCAGGAATGATCTCGCACCCACCGATACCAATTAGCGAGCTAGGAAACCACATCGAGCGCTTGAAAGCCAATGacaatttgaaattcagtcAAGAATACGAGTCGATTGAACCGGGACAGCAGTTTACATGGGACCATTCAAACATGGAAGTAAACAAGCCAAAGAATCGCTACGCCAACGTGATCGCGTATGATCATTCCCGGGTGATTCTTCAGTCCCTGGACGGAATGCTGGGATCAGACTACATAAACGCGAACTACTGCGACGGATACAGAAAGCAAAACGCATACGTCGCGACCCAGGGTCCTCTCCAAGATACGTTTGCTGATTTCTGGAGAATGTGTTGGGAGTTGAGGACAAGCACCATAGTGATGATGACGAAGCTCGAAGAGAGGACCAGAATCAAGTGCGACCAGTATTGGCCAACCAGAGGCGCTGACACGTATGGTCAGATGACGGTAACCATCAGCGACGTGCAGGAACTGGCCACGTATTGCATCAGAACCTTCCAAGTATGCAGGAATGGCTACTCTGAGCGACGCGAGATCAAGCAGCTCCAGTTCACAGCTTGGCCTGACCATGGGGTACCGGAACATCCTGCACCGTTTTTGCAGTTCTTACGCCGCGTCAAATCCCTCAATGTACCTGACAGCGGGCCGCTAGTGGTTCACTGCAGCGCCGGAGTAGGAAGAACAGGCTGTTTCATCGTCATCGACTCCATGCTGGAACGCATCAAGCACGAGAAGATGATAGACATTTACGGTCACGTGACGTGTCTCCGTGCGCAGAGAAACTACATGGTCCAGACCGAAGACCAGTACATTTTCATCCATGACGCACTGCTGGAGGCTGTGATTTGCGGTAACACCGAGGTACCGGCGAGAAACCTGCACTCCCACATTCAGAAGCTGATGCAACCCGAACTGGACAATATAACGGGAATGGAACTTGAGTTCAAAAAGTTATCAAACATAAAGGCTGACTCGACAAGGTTCATATCTGCAAACCTTGCGTGCAACAAGCACAAAAATCGACTAGTTCATATTCTTCCATACGAATGCACTAGAGTCTGTCTTCAGCCGCAGCGAAACATCGAGGGATCCGACTACATAAATGCCAGTCTGATAGACGGATACAGATACCGCGGTGCCTACATAGCCACTCAAGGACCGCTAAACGACACGACTGACGACTTTTGGCGCATGCTGTGGGAGCACAATTCGACGATAGTCGTTATGTTAACAAAGCTCAAGGAAATGGGTAGGGAAAAATGCCACCAGTACTGGCCCTCCGATCGCTCAATAAGGTACCAGTGTTTCGTGGTGGATCCAATCGCCGAATATAACATGCCGCAGTACATACTCAGGGAATTCAAAGTGACTGATGCACGAGACGGAGCGAGCCGTACGGTTAGACAATTCCAGTTCATAGACTGGCCGGAACAAGGGGTGCCCAAGTCGGGAGATGGATTCATAGACTTCATAGGACAAGTGCACAAGACGAAAGAACAATTCGGCCAGGATGGACCCATCACGGTTCACTGCAGCGCCGGTGTTGGGCGCACCGGTGTTTTCATCACCCTGAGCATCGTCCTCGAGCGTATGCAATACGAGGGTGTTGTCGATATCTTCCAAACAGTTAGAATACTCCGTACGCAACGTCCTGCTATGGTTCAAACGGAG GACCAATACCAATTTTGCTATCGAGCAAGCCTTGAATATTTGGGCTCCTTCGATCACTATGCCAACTGA